The genomic window CGAGTATACGCACCTATATGCGTATTAATCCAGGCCTCCGGACGATCGGCCCGGGGCTGATCGCGCGGCCCGAGGAACAGGGGGCGAACACGTGCTTGGCGTGATCTCGCGCGGTCGTGTCCGTCTTTCCGCGGGGTCGACCGGTCGCGCACTGCCAGCATGACCGAATGACCTCCGACCCGAGCGCCGGCATCATCGCATTCACGTGGCTCGCTCTGGCGATGACGCTGGCGCCCGGATCGGACACGGTGTTCGTGATCCGCTCCAGCCTCCGCGACGGTTGGCGCGCGGGGGTGGTCGCGGCGTTCGGCATCGTCTGCGGCGTCGTCGTGTGGGCCGGGCTCGCCGGGCTCGGCGTGGCGCTGCTGCTGGTGCGGTTCCCGCTCGCGTACAACGTCATCGCGATCGGCGGAGGCCTGTACCTCGGATACCTCGCGGTGCGCACGTTCGTCGCCGCTGTGCAGATGTGGGGAAGCGCGTCGCGATCCGAGGGGCTCGATGCGGGGGCGACGGATGCGGATGCCGGTTCGGATGTCGAGCGCCGGCGCCCGGCATCGCCGGCGGCGCGGTTGCGGACCTTCACGACCGGCTTGACCACGAACCTCCTGAACCCGAAGATCGGCGTGTTCTACCTCTCGGTCATGCCGGGGTTGTTCATCGGCCAGAGCCTCACGGTGTGGCTCGGTCTCCTGCTGGGCGGCATCCACGCCGCGTGGGGCATCATCTGGCTCAGCGTCGTCTCGATCCTGGCCGGGTGGGCGCGCACCCACCTGCTGCAGCCGAAGCCGCGGGCCGTGCTCGAGGCGGTCTGCGGCGCGCTGCTGCTCGCGTTCGGGGTCTTCGTCCTGGTCGAGGTGGCGATGGACATGCTCGTCTGAGGGCGGATGCCGCGGGCTCGCGGGCGCGACGGCACGTGTCACGCCGCCTGCGTCCTCGGCATCGTGAAGCGTGCGCGACCGCCGAGTCTCGGAACCTGTGCCGGGTCGATGTGCGGGGGAGGGATGAACCACACCTCGTTCGGGCTCGCATGGATCTCCCATCCGTCGCGGTGCACCATGTGGTGGCAGAAGCTGCACAACAGGACGCCGTTCGCCAGGTCGGTCGGGCCGGTGTCACGCTCCCACCAGTCGATGTGGTGGGCCTCGACGTAGGCGATGTTCTGCCCGCACGAGGCGCATCCGCCGTCGCGCTCGCCGAGGGCGAGTCGCTGGCCCTTGGTGAACAGCCTGGCGGCACGCCCGAGGTCGAGCGGGAGGCTCGTGCCGCCGAACACGGCGGGGATGAACTCGGCGTCTGCGGCCATGCGCCGGGCGGTGGCGGCCGAGATCGGCTGGTCGATGCCGTCGATCGACGCCTGCCCGAGCCCGCTGACGAGGTCGTCGAGATCGACGCGCACCACGACCGTCGTCTTCGCGAGCGGCGTGGCGGTCTGGGTGCACCCGAGGGCATGGCGGGCCAGCGCGGCGAGCGCGTCAGCCTGCAACTGCGGGATCGTCCGCCGGTCGTCGACGACGGCTCCGGGCGCACCGATTCTGCTCGCGGTGCCGGCCGTGCCGGTGCCGGTGCCGGTGCCGGTCGCGTCGTGGTCCGCCGTGGCGGCACCGGCGTGCTCCCGCCGGCGCAGCGCATCGGTCACGAGCGACTCGATCGCCGCCTTGACCGGCGCCGCGCTCTCCGGATCGAGGCGGGCGCGCAGGTGCACCATGCCGTTGCCGTCTTCGCGAATCGTCAGAGATCGATCCATGCGCAGCAGGTCTTCGCGGGGTTCGACGCCGTCGGGATCGAGTCGCGCCTCGGCCTCGCGGACGCCTCGCATCAGTGTTTCGAGCGGCACTCGGCTCGCGAGGCCCACGAGTGCGGTCTCCACGACATCGATGCGGCTCGCATCGGCGCGCGCAGATGCCCGTTCGAGCATCGACACGATCGCGGCCGCCGCCTCGATGCTGATCGCCGCCTGGTCGACTGCGGCCGCGACGTGCGGATGCCTCGACGGGAGGTACTCGCCGGTGAACTTGCGGCGCCCGGCGGCGGCGGTGCCGACGGCGAGCAGCCGCATCGCGTCGGCACGGGATGCTCCGGTCGATGCCGCGATCAGCCGGGACGGATTGTGGAAGCCGTTCGCCTTCGCCAGCCCGATCTCTCCGAACTCAGGCCCGGAACGCTTCGCGACCTCGGCGGCGACGCGCGCGAGCATCCCCTCGGCGACGCGCCGGACCCGGGCGAGCACATCGACGACCCGCACGAGCCCGGTGTCGCTCATCTGCTCGACCTCGACTTGCGCCGAACCGCTGACGGCGCCCCAGGCGGGCATGGCGTCGATCCACGTCTCGCGCAGCGCGGCGATGTCGCGCTCGAGGGAGAGCAGTGCGTCACCCGCGGCTCGCGAGACCGGGTCGAGCCCCGCGCCGGGCGCAACCGGCCCGTGCGGAACCGGCTCGAGCGCTTCCGACCTCTGCGCATCCGACTCGTGCCCGACCGGCTCGACAGCGACCGGCTCGGCCACGACCGGCTCGTGCGCTGCGGGTGTCCCTCTCATGCTTCGATCATGCCCCGACCCACCGACATCCGGTCGCGCCCATAAACCAGCATTGATCTGGGATTTATATGTGGACAACTCGCCCGCGACGCACCTGTGGAGGAGGAGTGCGTCAGCTGCCGCGCGGCGTAGCACGAAGCGGATCGGCGCTCGGGTCTCAGGCCGGCGGGAACGGCCGGACCGGCGGGCTCGCCAGCGTGACGAGGTTGCCGTCGGGGTCGCGCACCTGCGCGAGCGTGGAGTAGTCGCCCAGTAGGTCTTCGCCGATCTCGATGCGCGCCTCGGCGAGCCTGCGACGCTCGGCATCCAGGTCGTCGACGTAGACGAACAGGGCGCCGTTCGCCGCGAACTCCTCGCTCGCGAACAGCATCACGCCGCCGCCGTCGGAGAGCTCCCACTGCACCAGCGTCGCCATCGGTCGATGGTCGGGGCCCCGTCCCAGCAGCTTGGTGTACCAGACCTCGGCCGTCGCGAGGTCGGCGGTGCGCAGTGACGGATAGGTCTTCCG from Agromyces sp. LHK192 includes these protein-coding regions:
- a CDS encoding LysE family translocator, coding for MTSDPSAGIIAFTWLALAMTLAPGSDTVFVIRSSLRDGWRAGVVAAFGIVCGVVVWAGLAGLGVALLLVRFPLAYNVIAIGGGLYLGYLAVRTFVAAVQMWGSASRSEGLDAGATDADAGSDVERRRPASPAARLRTFTTGLTTNLLNPKIGVFYLSVMPGLFIGQSLTVWLGLLLGGIHAAWGIIWLSVVSILAGWARTHLLQPKPRAVLEAVCGALLLAFGVFVLVEVAMDMLV
- a CDS encoding HNH endonuclease signature motif containing protein produces the protein MLRRAAADALLLHRCVAGELSTYKSQINAGLWARPDVGGSGHDRSMRGTPAAHEPVVAEPVAVEPVGHESDAQRSEALEPVPHGPVAPGAGLDPVSRAAGDALLSLERDIAALRETWIDAMPAWGAVSGSAQVEVEQMSDTGLVRVVDVLARVRRVAEGMLARVAAEVAKRSGPEFGEIGLAKANGFHNPSRLIAASTGASRADAMRLLAVGTAAAGRRKFTGEYLPSRHPHVAAAVDQAAISIEAAAAIVSMLERASARADASRIDVVETALVGLASRVPLETLMRGVREAEARLDPDGVEPREDLLRMDRSLTIREDGNGMVHLRARLDPESAAPVKAAIESLVTDALRRREHAGAATADHDATGTGTGTGTAGTASRIGAPGAVVDDRRTIPQLQADALAALARHALGCTQTATPLAKTTVVVRVDLDDLVSGLGQASIDGIDQPISAATARRMAADAEFIPAVFGGTSLPLDLGRAARLFTKGQRLALGERDGGCASCGQNIAYVEAHHIDWWERDTGPTDLANGVLLCSFCHHMVHRDGWEIHASPNEVWFIPPPHIDPAQVPRLGGRARFTMPRTQAA
- a CDS encoding VOC family protein, with product MTVRKTYPSLRTADLATAEVWYTKLLGRGPDHRPMATLVQWELSDGGGVMLFASEEFAANGALFVYVDDLDAERRRLAEARIEIGEDLLGDYSTLAQVRDPDGNLVTLASPPVRPFPPA